The following proteins are encoded in a genomic region of Arachis ipaensis cultivar K30076 chromosome B02, Araip1.1, whole genome shotgun sequence:
- the LOC107627227 gene encoding wiskott-Aldrich syndrome protein family member 1-like, giving the protein MNLELHGEEGELRPEGQQEEKIEISAHEEVVDGCLGYVEHIKESQIEELSSKKLGGDVAERSNVAEVNKKLESKVEEDVQPPRPSASEELGGVFQATNAPIYNDSESTYDPFEFEESFPELSGFDNERPTTGCPPASVLSPSPPPPPSPHPLLTLSFSSTQPSALSLPSVPPSTAATTIVAGASSAVQPDSRTALAGSPSHQRTSLSSPFFSVQSLQPDATPPPPDDDDKEVTIPWGGWVHEKPSTRRRSRARVAVEAAGPSSSTAAATSLPPPPTPELTYLLVQYLLRFMVRFERRVMRRLDLLDQAFASQDNELPPLPESPASDEQDQEEEHTEEPTQ; this is encoded by the exons aTGAACTTGGAACTCCATGGTGAGGAAGGAGAATTGAGGCCAGAAggacaacaagaggagaagatagagatAAGTGCACATGAGGAAGTAGtggatggatgtttaggatacgttgagcacataaaggaatctcagaTCGAAGAactctcttccaagaagcttggagGGGATGTTGCAGAAAGGAGCAATGTTGCGGAAGTAAACAAAAA ATTGGAAAGCAAAGTTGAGGAGgacgtacaacctccaaggcctaGTGCGAGTGAAGAACTGGGAGGAGTATTCCAAGCAACAAACGCTCCTATTTATAatgattccgaatcaacatatgatcctttcgagtttgaagaatccttccccGAATTGTCTGGATTCGATAATGAG CGACCAACAACCGGCTGTCCTCCGGCGAGCGTTCTGTCACCGTCGCCACCGCCGCCACCATCGCCTCACCCTCTTCtcactctttctttctcttccacTCAACCCTCCGCTCTGTCTCTGCCCTCTGTGCCACCCAGCACCGCCGCGACCACCATTGTCGCTGGCGCAAGCTCAGCGGTGCAACCCGATAGCCGCACTGCTCTGGCCGGTTCTCCCTCTCACCAACGCACTTCActttcttctccctttttctcTGTTCAGTCTCTGCAACCAG ATGCGACACCACCACCCCCTGATGACGACGAtaaggaagttactattccatggggtggatgggtgcacgagaagccctcgACCAGACGTCGTTCTCGGGCTAGAGttgcagttgaggcagcaggACCTTCTTCCTCCACGGCGGCAGCAacatccttaccaccaccaccaacacctgaGCTGACTTATCTGTTGGTGCAGTACCTTCTTCGCTTCATGGTGCGCTTCGAGCGTCGtgtcatgcgacgtctcgaccTCTTAGACCAGGCGTTTGCATCACAGGACAATGAGCTTCCTCCACTTCCGGAGTCTCCCGCTTCTgatgagcaggatcaggaggaggagcatacTGAGGAGCCGACACAGTAG
- the LOC107625279 gene encoding mitochondrial inner membrane protease ATP23: MAQMPSSPHGLQGVKTVEEVQAMIQKSFRLPMVKFLRQRLAKAGCPVSDNFFKASECKGAHGTGGFVPGSGVLVCSNYMRIQDEVDQVVIHELINAFDDCRAVNIDWSDCAQQACSEIRAGHLSGDCHFKRELLRGHMKLRGHEPECIKRRVLKSLSSNPNCAGSAAEDSMEAVWDICYNDTKPFDRAP, from the exons ATGGCACAGATGCCTTCTTCTCCTCATGGTTTACAGGGTGTCAAAACGGTCGAGGAAGTCCAAGCTATGATTCAAAAGAGTTTCCGAC TTCCaatggtgaaattcttgaggcaACGCCTGGCAAAAGCTGGGTGTCCTGTGAGTGACAATTTTTTCAAGGCTTCTGAGTGCAAAGGGGCGCATGGCACTGGTGGTTTTGTACCTGGTTCTGGG GTACTTGTATGTAGCAACTATATGCGAATTCAAGATGAGGTCGACCAGGTGGTAATTCATGAACTAATTAATGCATTTGATGACTGTCGTGCTGTCAATATAGATTGGAGTGATTGTGCTCAGCAAGCTTGTAGTGAG ATACGAGCTGGTCATCTATCTGGTGATTGCCATTTCAAGCGGGAACTACTTCGTGGTCATATGAAATTAAGAGGGCATGAACCG GAATGTATCAAAAGAAGAGTTTTGAAATCTCTGTCTTCAAACCCCAATTGTGCTGGTTCAGCTGCCGAAGATTCTATGGAAGCTGTATGGGATATTTGTTACAATGATACAAAGCCATTTGACAGAGCTCCTTGA